One Prunus dulcis chromosome 7, ALMONDv2, whole genome shotgun sequence DNA segment encodes these proteins:
- the LOC117635946 gene encoding biotin carboxyl carrier protein of acetyl-CoA carboxylase 1, chloroplastic isoform X1, whose protein sequence is MASSLATTSAAATTSTNLAHYKTNNNTYKHNCLSNVSFRLSPKPKLRFFSKGWQPSRNCSTVVKGQLDEVRFFKWFSLEDHFSNFLSFLDMLLGSSVAFKVDGSSNVAATAPRELELPAQESKDRKTSNESCPAVLDTEESISEFIAQVASLVKLVDSRDIVELQLKQLDFEVIIRKKEALPQPPVPAPVPMMQAAPPPVAPAAPASSSAPSSPPATFPAPSSPNAKSAKTSLPPLKCPMAGIFYRSPAPGEPPLVKVGDKIQKGQVLCIIEAMKLMNEIEADQSGTVVEILVEDGKPVSVDMPLFVIQP, encoded by the exons ATGGCATCGTCTCTGGCAACAACCTCGGCGGCTGCAACCACCAGCACAAATTTGGCTCATTATAAAACCAATAACAATACTTACAAGCACAATTGTTTATCTAATGTCTCCTTTCGTCTCTCTCCCAAGCCTAAGCTCCGATTCTTCTCCAAG GGTTGGCAGCCTAGTCGGAACTGTTCCACTGTGGTGAAAGGTCAATTGGATGAGGTAAGGTTCTTTAAATGGTTTTCATTAGAGGAtcacttttcaaattttctttccttcctgGACATGCTCCTTGGATCATCTGTTGCCTTCAAGGTGGATGGATCATCCAATGTTGCAGCTACGGCCCCAAGAGAATTGGAGCTTCCAGCCCAGGAGTCCAAGGATCGAAAGACATCCAATGAATCTTGTCCTGCAGTTTTGGATACAGAGGAATCAATATCTGAATTCATAGCTCAAGTTGCAAGTCTCGTAAA GCTTGTTGACTCGAGAGACATTGTTGAGCTGCAGCTGAAACAGCTTGACTTTGAAGTCATAATTCGTAAAAAGGAAGCCTTGCCTCAACCTCCGGTACCTGCTCCAGTGCCTATGATGCAAGCAGCCCCTCCTCCAGTTGCTCCAGCGGCTCCTGCCTCTTCGTCTGCCCCATCATCTCCTCCAGCAACTTTCCCTGCACCATCTTCACCTAATGCTAAGTCAGCCAAAACATCGCTGCCCCCTCTTAAATGTCCTATGGCAGGGATATTCTATCGAAGTCCGGCACCTGGTGAACCACCCCTTGTGAAG GTTGGGGACAAAATACAGAAGGGACAAGTCTTGTGTATCATTGAGGCCATGAAATTGATGAACGAGATAGAA gCTGATCAATCTGGAACCGTAGTTGAGATCCTCGTGGAGGATGGGAAACCTGTTAGTGTCGACATG CCACTGTTTGTCATCCAACCCTAG
- the LOC117635946 gene encoding biotin carboxyl carrier protein of acetyl-CoA carboxylase, chloroplastic isoform X2 yields the protein MASSLATTSAAATTSTNLAHYKTNNNTYKHNCLSNVSFRLSPKPKLRFFSKGWQPSRNCSTVVKGQLDEVDGSSNVAATAPRELELPAQESKDRKTSNESCPAVLDTEESISEFIAQVASLVKLVDSRDIVELQLKQLDFEVIIRKKEALPQPPVPAPVPMMQAAPPPVAPAAPASSSAPSSPPATFPAPSSPNAKSAKTSLPPLKCPMAGIFYRSPAPGEPPLVKVGDKIQKGQVLCIIEAMKLMNEIEADQSGTVVEILVEDGKPVSVDMPLFVIQP from the exons ATGGCATCGTCTCTGGCAACAACCTCGGCGGCTGCAACCACCAGCACAAATTTGGCTCATTATAAAACCAATAACAATACTTACAAGCACAATTGTTTATCTAATGTCTCCTTTCGTCTCTCTCCCAAGCCTAAGCTCCGATTCTTCTCCAAG GGTTGGCAGCCTAGTCGGAACTGTTCCACTGTGGTGAAAGGTCAATTGGATGAG GTGGATGGATCATCCAATGTTGCAGCTACGGCCCCAAGAGAATTGGAGCTTCCAGCCCAGGAGTCCAAGGATCGAAAGACATCCAATGAATCTTGTCCTGCAGTTTTGGATACAGAGGAATCAATATCTGAATTCATAGCTCAAGTTGCAAGTCTCGTAAA GCTTGTTGACTCGAGAGACATTGTTGAGCTGCAGCTGAAACAGCTTGACTTTGAAGTCATAATTCGTAAAAAGGAAGCCTTGCCTCAACCTCCGGTACCTGCTCCAGTGCCTATGATGCAAGCAGCCCCTCCTCCAGTTGCTCCAGCGGCTCCTGCCTCTTCGTCTGCCCCATCATCTCCTCCAGCAACTTTCCCTGCACCATCTTCACCTAATGCTAAGTCAGCCAAAACATCGCTGCCCCCTCTTAAATGTCCTATGGCAGGGATATTCTATCGAAGTCCGGCACCTGGTGAACCACCCCTTGTGAAG GTTGGGGACAAAATACAGAAGGGACAAGTCTTGTGTATCATTGAGGCCATGAAATTGATGAACGAGATAGAA gCTGATCAATCTGGAACCGTAGTTGAGATCCTCGTGGAGGATGGGAAACCTGTTAGTGTCGACATG CCACTGTTTGTCATCCAACCCTAG
- the LOC117634354 gene encoding glyoxylate/succinic semialdehyde reductase 1: protein MEVGFLGLGIMGKAMSMNLLRHGFKVTVWNRTLSKCDELVEHGASVAETPAAVVKKCKYTIAMLSDPSAAFSVVFGKDGILEQICAGKGYVDMSTVDADTSTKINEAITAKGGYFLEAPVSGSKKPAEDGQLVILAAGEKALYEEVIPAFNVMGKKSFYLGQVGNGAKMKLVVNMIMGSMINAFSEGLVLAGRSGLDPSVLLDVLDLGGIANPMFRLKGPTMIQGSHSPAFPLKHQQKDMRLALALGDETATSMPVAAAANEAFKKARSMGLGDLDFSAVYETVKALEQPSQKN from the exons atggaggtCGGGTTTTTGGGGCTGGGAATAATGGGGAAAGCCATGTCCATGAATCTGCTTCGCCATGGCTTCAAGGTCACCGTTTGGAACAGGACCCTCTCTAAG TGTGACGAGCTCGTGGAGCATGGTGCTTCTGTTGCAGAAACCCCTGCAGCAGTGGTTAAGAAGTGCAAGTATACAATTGCAATGTTATCTGATCCTTCTGCTGCCTTTTCG GTGGTTTTTGGCAAAGATGGCATTCTTGAGCAGATTTGTGCCGGAAAAGGTTACGTTGACATGTCTACAGTTGATGCTGATACTTCTACAAAGATTAATGAG GCAATTACAGCAAAGGGTGGTTACTTCCTTGAAGCTCCTGTTTCAGGTAGCAAAAAGCCTGCCGAAGATGGTCAATTAGTTATCCTTGCAGCTGGGGAGAAG GCATTGTACGAGGAAGTGATTCCTGCTTTTAATGTCATGGGAAAGAAGTCTTTCTACCTGGGGCAGGTTggaaatggagcaaaaatgAAACTTGTTGTCAATATGATAATGGGAAG CATGATCAATGCATTCTCTGAGGGACTTGTTCTTGCTGGAAGAAGTGGACTGGATCCTAGTGTTCTTCTTGATGTATTG GATCTGGGTGGAATTGCAAATCCAATGTTTAGATTGAAAGGACCCACTATGATTCAGGGCAGTCACTCTCCTGCATTTCCTTTAAAACATCAGCAGAAAGACATGAGATTAGCTCTTGCCCTTGGGGATGAAACTGCTACATCAATGCCAGTAGCTGCTGCAGCTAATGAG GCTTTCAAGAAGGCAAGAAGCATGGGGCTTGGGGACCTTGACTTTTCAGCTGTGTATGAGACCGTGAAGGCACTTGAACAACCCTCTCAAAAAAACTAA